The following nucleotide sequence is from Myxococcus stipitatus.
TTCGCCCGGTACTACGAGCAGGTTCCGCTCAACATCCTGGACCGCTCCTTCCCGCCCGAGCGCCGCTACACCGCTCGCCGCGCGATGGCCGAGCCGGGTGATCCCGAGGAGACGGGCTACTGCGATCCTTCCAACCGCGAGAGCCAGCAGACCGCTTGCAAGGATCCCGAGAACGTCCTGGCCCAGCCGGAGAGCTCGCGCAACCCGAACCGCCTCTACACGGGCGGCAAGGTGGAGAAGACCCCGGTCGATCCGGACCTCTCCCCGCAGTCCTCCGACGAAGTGGTGGTCGGCGCCGAGTACGAGCTCATCGCCAACACCCGCGTGGGCGCCAGCTACACCCACCGCGACATGAACAAGGTCATCGAGGACATGTCCCGCGACTCTGGCGCGACCTACTTCCTCGGCAACCCGGGCTATGGCTTCGCGAAGGAGTTCCCGACGCCGAAGCGCAACTACGACAACGTCACCGTCTACCTGAACCGCAACTTCGCGGACGGGTGGCTCGCCCAGGCCAGCTACACCTGGTCGCGCCTGTACGGTAACTACCCCGGTCTGTTCCGTCCCGAGACGGCCCAGCTGGACCCGAACATCCTGTCGGACTTCGACCTCGTCGAGCTGCTGGCCAACCGCACCGGTCTGCTGCCCTTCGACCGCACGCACTCCATCAAGGTGTTCGGCGCGAAGGAGTTCAACTTCACGAACGAGCTGTCGGCCAGCATCGGTCTGTCCTACCGCGGCAACTCCGGTACGCCGATCAACTACTACGGTCACCACCCGGACTACGGCCAGGATGAGTCCTTCGTCCTCCCCCGTGGCGCCGGCGGCCGCACCCCGTGGATCAACATCATCGACTCCAACGTGGGCGTGAACTACCGCGTCAGCAAGGACAGCACGATCTCCTTCACCCTCGACGTGTTCAACCTGTTCAACTTCCAGGGTGTCGACGCGGTCGACCAGTCCTACACCACGCGCGACGTGCTCCCCATCGAGGGTGGCAAGCCGAGCGACCTGCCTGGCAACGTGCAGTACATCCCCGGCAACGAGCCGACGGACGACGATGGCAACCCCATCCCGTTCGGCGCGCGTGACGGCGACATCAACAAGAACTTCAAGAACCCGACCCGTTACCAGCCGCCGCGCCAGATGCGCTTCGGCATCCGGTACACGTTCTAGTTCTCGGCCCATTCACGAATCGGAATTCAAGTCACATGACCAAGAACATTCTGAAGACTGCGATGGTCGTCGCCGGCGCTGCCTCGCTGATGACGGGCTGCAGCAACGAGCAGGCCGAGGCCGCCTGCTTCGTCCAGGACAGCGGCAACTGGGCGACGCGGTACGAGATGGTGAGTGAGTCGGGCACGGACGCGAACGGCAACGCGTGCGATACCAAGGCGCCGGCGTTCGAGTTCCTGGGTATCTACAAGTTCGCGAACCCGGACAACCCCTCGCAGGCGCAGCTGACGATCCGTCCCGCGGGTCTGGCGAGCCGTGCTAGCCGCGACCCCGGCCCCTCGTCGGAGCAGACGGCGATCGGTAACTTCGCGGTGGAGCCGGACGAGAAGTCGCTGTGCCACGCGGACACGATGTCCGAGGCGAAGGTCGACGCCATCGCGACCCCGACGGCCGAGGCGACGACGATCTCGTACCAGTACTCGAACGTCCGGGTTTACTCGGCGCCGAGCGCTCCTGGTACGCAGTTCACTGCCGAGCTGAAGTACACCCGTGACGGTTGCACCGCGACGTACATCGCCCGCGGCATGTGGCCTGCGCAGGAATGCGATCCCGACGCCGAGGTTGGCAGCGCGGATAACTGCGGCAAGGGCAGCCTCGTGAACCCGGACTTCGCCGTCGTGTGCCACCCGACCGCGCACTACTGCGTGGTGGCGAACGACGTCCCGTCGCTCAAGTAACACCAGCCAGCGCTCGCTGAGCTGAGCCACCACCGAGTGGCGCAACGCGGCCCCGGCAGCCCTCCTCAGGGAGTGGACTGACGGGGCCGCGGTGTTTTAAGGCGCGGGAGCACCCTGGAGGCACATGGAGGGCCGTTACTCACTCATCGGGCATGTCCGTTCGCTGCTGGCGGACGAGGAGGGGACCCTCTACAAGGACGCCCCCTACCGGGTGGCCCTCTGCTACCCGAGCCCCTATCACGTGGGGATGAGCTCGCTGGGCTTCCAGGCCATCTACCGGGAAGTCCATGAGCACCCCGGCGCGACCGCGGAGCGCGTCTTCCTGCCGGATGACGTGGAGGCGTTCCAGCGGACCCGGACGCCGTTGTTCACCTGGGAGTCGCAGGCTCCCGTCTCCAGCTTCTCCATGCTCGCGTTCTCCGTGGCGTACGAGCTGGAGCTGACGGGCTTCTTCACGCTGCTGGAGCTGGCGGGGTTGCCGCTCCTGGCAGAGCAGCGACGGGACGGCCGACATCCGCTGGTGGTGGCGGGAGGGCCGCTGACGTTCTCCAACCCGGACCCGCTGGAGCCGTTCGTGGACGTGCTCGTCCAGGGCGAGTCCGAGGACCTCATCCACGTCCTCATCGAGGCCGCGGCGTCCATGGAGCGCGAGGCGCTGCTGGACCACCTGGCGCGCATCCCCGGCTTCCGGGTGCCGGGACGGGGCGGGCAGCGCTACCACGTGGCCAAGGCGCAGGACGCCCGCCTGCCGGCCCGGTCCCAAATCATCACGCCGCACACGGAGCTGCGCTCGATGTTCCTCATCGAGCCGGAGCGGGGCTGTTCGCGCGGTTGCCATTACTGCGTCATGCGCCGGACGACGAATGGGGGCATGCGGACGGTGCCCCCGGAGCGCATCCTCTCGCTCATCCCGGAACATGCCCGGCGGGTGGGACTGGTGGGCGCGGCGGTGACGGACCATCCCCGCATCGTGGAGCTGCTGCGCACGTTGGTGGACGCCGGGCGCGAGGTGGGGGTGTCGTCCCTGCGGGCGGACCGGCTGACGCAGGAGCTGGTGGACCAGCTGCGCCGGGGCGGCGCCACGAACCTGACGGTGGCGGCGGACGGGGCCTCGCAGCGGATGCGGGACATGGTCGACCGCAAACACTCCGAGGAGCAGATCGTCCGCGCGGCGGGCTTCGCTCGCGCGGCCGGGATGAAGCAGCTCAAGGTGTACAACGTGGTGGGGCTGCCCTTCGAGGACGAGACGGACATCGACGAGCTCATCCGCTTCACCACGGAGCTGTCGCGCATCCTCCCGGTGGCGTTGGGGGTGGCGCCGTTCGTGGCCAAGCGCAACACCCCGCTGGACGGCGCGCCCTTCGCGGGCATCCGCGAGGTGGAGTCCCGGCTGGAGCGGCTGCGCAAGGGCCTGCGGGGCCGCGCCGAGGTGCGCCCCACGTCCGCGCGGTGGGCGTGGGTGGAGTACATGCTGGCCCAGTGCGGCCCCGAGGGTGGGCTGGCGGCCATGGACGCCTGGCGCGCGGGGGCGGGCTTCTCCGCGTGGAAGAAGGCCTTCGAGGCGCGCGGGTGCGAGCCCTACCTGGCCCGGCGGGTGGAGGACGGTCGCCGCAACCCCACCATCTGGCCCAGTGTCCCGAAGGTGGCTCCCGCGCCGTCCGCCGTGTGACGCGCGGATTGAACGAGCGGTGCAATGCGGGCCCCGGTTCCGCTAGAAGTCGCGCTGGCGCCGATGCCCGGCGCCTAGGGCAGCGGAGAACCAGGTGAGCACGCAGCGCGTGGACAAGGCGTGGCA
It contains:
- a CDS encoding radical SAM protein, which codes for MEGRYSLIGHVRSLLADEEGTLYKDAPYRVALCYPSPYHVGMSSLGFQAIYREVHEHPGATAERVFLPDDVEAFQRTRTPLFTWESQAPVSSFSMLAFSVAYELELTGFFTLLELAGLPLLAEQRRDGRHPLVVAGGPLTFSNPDPLEPFVDVLVQGESEDLIHVLIEAAASMEREALLDHLARIPGFRVPGRGGQRYHVAKAQDARLPARSQIITPHTELRSMFLIEPERGCSRGCHYCVMRRTTNGGMRTVPPERILSLIPEHARRVGLVGAAVTDHPRIVELLRTLVDAGREVGVSSLRADRLTQELVDQLRRGGATNLTVAADGASQRMRDMVDRKHSEEQIVRAAGFARAAGMKQLKVYNVVGLPFEDETDIDELIRFTTELSRILPVALGVAPFVAKRNTPLDGAPFAGIREVESRLERLRKGLRGRAEVRPTSARWAWVEYMLAQCGPEGGLAAMDAWRAGAGFSAWKKAFEARGCEPYLARRVEDGRRNPTIWPSVPKVAPAPSAV